In Cryptomeria japonica chromosome 10, Sugi_1.0, whole genome shotgun sequence, a genomic segment contains:
- the LOC131036143 gene encoding uncharacterized protein LOC131036143: MAKVSSRTINFSSFLINVYGPTKTTYKCQLWEEISKILEDIRLALMIVVGDFNATLSHSDKRGGVRRMCMIQSNFQTFVDSNALFEVAAKGGNFTWTNRHLGFSNIAEKCDRFFLAGDWNLAPLIFEAKILAILGSDHFPVSLVVQKDGVILKCPFKVEKMWLREQGFSDQVVWWWKETPVVKGFLAYQFFKKLSDVKQKLKRWNKDVFGNIFEEKQKIEGELGNLNSKVIGEGMDEVDYLMEKDLLSRYGEVL; the protein is encoded by the coding sequence ATGGCAAAGGTAAGCTCAAGGACTATCAACTTTTCTAGTTTCTTAATCAATGTTTATGGCCCTACTAAAACAACATATAAGTGCCAGCTATGGGAGGAAATTTCCAAGATTTTAGAGGATATAAGGCTGGCCTTAATGATTGTTGTGGGGGATTTCAATGCCACCCTCTCCCATTCGGACAAACGCGGAGGGGTGAGAAGGATGTGCATGATTCAATCTAATTTTCAGACCTTTGTGGATTCTAACGCTTTGTTTGAGGTGGCTGCTAAAGGGGGGAACTTTACATGGACCAATAGGCATTTGGGATTCTCCAACATAGCTGAGAAATGTGATAGGTTTTTTTTAGCAGGGGATTGGAACCTTGCTCCCCTTATTTTTGAGGCGAAAATTTTGGCTATTTTGGGTTCGGATCACTTCCCGGTCTCACTTGTTGTGCAGAAGGATGGAGTTATACTCAAATGTCCCTTTAAGGTGGAAAAGATGTGGCTAAGGGAGCAGGGCTTCAGTGATCAGGTGGTTTGGTGGTGGAAGGAGACCCCTGTGGTCAAAGGTTTCTTGGCCTATCAGTTCTTTAAAAAGCTAAGCGATGTTAAACAGAAACTGAAAAGATGGAACAAGGATGTTTTTGGAAATATCTTTGAAGAAAAACAAAAGATTGAAGGTGAGTTAGGGAATCTGAACTCGAAAGTCATTGGAGAGGGTATGGACGAGGTGGACTACCTCATGGAGAAAGACCTGCTTAGTAGATATGGGGAAGTTTTGTAG